AAGTTCTTCCCCTTCGCTGATGTCCTGCTTTGCGACAAAGAGGATATAATCTCTCTTATCCCCATCCAAGTCAAGCCTCTTAGAAAGAGGCTTGAGGTTTGGCTTTCTTGAGTGGTTAATAAGCCTGCCTTTTACGTCCATATCTGGGTGACATTGACACTTCTGATGTGCATCAATGCACATTTTCTCTCCGTCTTCGTTTAGAAAAAAGTACATGTAGCCCGTCTCCTCTCCAATGGTGCTCTCATGAACAGCCTGACCTTGAGCTGCGGTGAGAAGGTCACCATGGTAGTCGCACACTACCTCGCCCATCTTGAATGCACGCCTTGTGAATACCCCTCTTCCCTTATCAGGAATGCTCTTGATCTCCAAACCCTTCCATCGTTGGCTACTGACAAGACGCCTGATTCTGGGAGAAGACAGCGGATCTTCGGCTGGTTTCCACGACTGGGTGATCTGGTCGATGTTTGGCAGCGCATGTTTCCAACCCTGCTGCAGGAAAAACCTCTCAATCCGTTTCTTGGAGGGGCAATGGCGTTGGCTCATGTGTTCTGTAaatgaaaaataacaaaataagttCACAAGTTAATACCTACATCCCAATCACATGCAGTCAAAGATTGTCTGGTAATCATGATGTGGTTATGATAATTTATAATATCCTTACCCAAGGTGTAATCTTGGCGGAGTTTCCGTTGCTTTTTCACCCAACGGTTGTAGAGcatgctctctctgtcttcttcaaCACTCAGAGTAGAAAGGAAGTTGAGGCGTTTCTCTCGAGTTGGTGCAAGATCATCGACTGTCACGGGGAATTCTGTCTGGAAACGATCAAACAGAATCTGGTCTGTCATCTTTTTATTTGCCGATGGTTTGAGTGTCGCTGTTGAGCCACTGCTGTCTTCACTCTGTTCCTCAGAGGGTGAGGGTACCTCGCTGGACGTGGAGGGTCTGTCAGAAGGTCTTTCACTGAAAAAAAGAGAATATTACATCAATTTTCAATCCGGATATGCAGACAGGGTCCATTGTCTAAGAAACATGTTGTCATTCAATGCTGATGTGCTTACCTTGATCCAAGACGCTTGATGAGTTCTGTGGCCTTGATCAAATCAGAtatctgtttcatctgataaTGACCCTCTGCAGTTGCCACAGTATGACTCAGGTAGTTGCTGAAGAGTTTTTTGTCCCCTGCTTCAAAACACTCAGAGACTGTTGCTGTCTCGAAGACTTTCCGAACCTCATCGCTGTTCACATCTGGGAGTTTGTATCTAATAATGACAAGAAAAAAGGAACAATGTTATGATCATTTTATAAACATTAAGGGAGGAAAAGGCTCACCTcagaaatgtttttaaaaaaccaagtctGTTTGGATCTAGCTTTTAATAGTTAACACAGGACTTACTTGGTATGCAGCCGACTGAGATGCAGGGAGGGATTCTTGATTCGCGAGCCAGCCAGATTCAGGAAGAACGGTTCCTCAGCATTTTCGACCACTTTCTCACCATCAGTTGCCCTCTGTTCCATCTTTCGCCGTTTAGGTGCCTTCTGGCCATCTCCTCTGCAACCTTGCTTCATGTGTTCTCTGACACACTCGTAGTAGGCTTCAAACCAGGCTTCTTGCTCTTGATCCAAGACAAAGGCTGCTGGCTGTTGGGCTGCCGTCTTGTGCTTCTTGACGAGAACCACGGTACCACCGGAGCCTTTCTTAACCCGCTTATGCCATTCGCCGACCTGTGGATGGATCCAGGAGAGATTGCATTAGTTGTGTCTGAAAATATAGTTTATTTTACAATATTACATTTCTTGTTTATTTTACATTAATAATCATTAATCATCTCACCGTCATTCCTGTAACCACCCCAGGCCTTTGCAGATGCTTCAGTATGATCAGGGCGATTAGGTACCTT
The window above is part of the Lampris incognitus isolate fLamInc1 unplaced genomic scaffold, fLamInc1.hap2 scaffold_253, whole genome shotgun sequence genome. Proteins encoded here:
- the LOC130133237 gene encoding uncharacterized protein LOC130133237 produces the protein MNVVNIPEEDSPILPCASQTVVDAAISQEQTDSDQTTDSDQTSDQDQSSDSSTKANPKEATGWKNPTRANMAKMGLYQKHDLDHPLLKEFMDYLKTELSFENCKQEVENVARMLYFFDASQPSLEFVRDRLKTNNYFRLLKEAGQTHQTRNNYVKAMKRFIDYHTVNTNLYKTDPELHQQAKLYVEFLQKKMKEFAKGIGIERVSIRSGYIRDGLRTPEDCWRVLEVAKPDFLVTVGKVIAAKGYTDDLSQSECTTVQRYLIALIILKHLQRPGVVTGMTVGEWHKRVKKGSGGTVVLVKKHKTAAQQPAAFVLDQEQEAWFEAYYECVREHMKQGCRGDGQKAPKRRKMEQRATDGEKVVENAEEPFFLNLAGSRIKNPSLHLSRLHTKYKLPDVNSDEVRKVFETATVSECFEAGDKKLFSNYLSHTVATAEGHYQMKQISDLIKATELIKRLGSSERPSDRPSTSSEVPSPSEEQSEDSSGSTATLKPSANKKMTDQILFDRFQTEFPVTVDDLAPTREKRLNFLSTLSVEEDRESMLYNRWVKKQRKLRQDYTLEHMSQRHCPSKKRIERFFLQQGWKHALPNIDQITQSWKPAEDPLSSPRIRRLVSSQRWKGLEIKSIPDKGRGVFTRRAFKMGEVVCDYHGDLLTAAQGQAVHESTIGEETGYMYFFLNEDGEKMCIDAHQKCQCHPDMDVKGRLINHSRKPNLKPLSKRLDLDGDKRDYILFVAKQDISEGEELTFDYGVNKFQFGGEARDLDWL